One Ranitomeya imitator isolate aRanImi1 chromosome 1, aRanImi1.pri, whole genome shotgun sequence DNA window includes the following coding sequences:
- the SPC25 gene encoding kinetochore protein Spc25 isoform X1, giving the protein MNLTLDYPACAAGIGLVGLSDVTALAARQRSNLVGGALVIFRGRRADNVQSPADAMTTVIMEDEQGLYALMQDFCTRFVSPSSEEQSLKEIRDSHREVLRNVTNSCAAKQQEGERMIQRVQELRAEFEDQNRRIKEKQDAILQEIAKMKENKQLSAELSGHIHQLREELAHKRELALATRKANKEKLKDLQQSAMLFKERLGLEIRKLQGDRLQFVFRCINPKDLEEPYSCIIYFNEDGEYQLSGCDPPLDCITEYERNVRETKNFSALLTNLRKSFAALCTQVK; this is encoded by the exons ATGAATTTGACGCTAGATTACCCTGCGTGCGCAGCCGGCATTGGATTGGTTGGACTGAGTGACGTCACGGCACTGGCTGCGCGGCAACGTTCGAATCTGGTGGGCGGGGCGCTTGTTATATTCCGGGGCCGCCG CGCAGATAACGTCCAGAGTCCGGCGGACGCCATGACTACCGTCATTATGGAAGACGAGCAGGGCCTGTACGCTCTTATGCAGGATTTCTGCACGCGGTTCGTCAGTCCGAGCAGCGAGGAGCAATCTCTGAAGGAAATCCGTGACTCGCACCGGGAGGTGCTGCGGAACGTCACCA ATTCCTGTGCCGCCAAACAGCAAGAGGGAGAACGGATGATCCAGAGGGTCCAGGAGCTGCGAGCAG AGTTCGAGGACCAGAACCGGCGCATTAAGGAGAAGCAGGACGCCATCCTCCAGGAGATCGCCAAGATGAAGGAGAACAAGCAGCTGAGTGCGGAGCTGTCCGGTCACATCCACCAGCTGCGGGAGGAACTCGCCCACAAAAGGGAAC TTGCTTTGGCAACCAGGAAAGCAAATAAAGAGAAGCTGAAGGATCTGCAGCAGTCGGCCATGTTGTTCAAAGAGCGTCTGGGGCTGGAGATCCGGAAGCTGCAGG GTGATCGGCTGCAGTTTGTCTTCAGATGCATTAACCCCAAAGACCTGGAGGAGCCGTACTCCTGCATCATCTATTTTAATGAAGACGGGGAATATCAGC TGAGCGGCTGCGATCCTCCGCTGGACTGCATCACCGAGTACGAGAGGAATGTACGAGAAACCAAGAACTTCTCCGCGCTGCTCACCAACCTGCGCAAATCCTTTGCTGCCTTGTGCACACAAGTGAAATGA
- the SPC25 gene encoding kinetochore protein Spc25 isoform X3, with product MTTVIMEDEQGLYALMQDFCTRFVSPSSEEQSLKEIRDSHREVLRNVTNSCAAKQQEGERMIQRVQELRAEFEDQNRRIKEKQDAILQEIAKMKENKQLSAELSGHIHQLREELAHKRELALATRKANKEKLKDLQQSAMLFKERLGLEIRKLQGDRLQFVFRCINPKDLEEPYSCIIYFNEDGEYQLSGCDPPLDCITEYERNVRETKNFSALLTNLRKSFAALCTQVK from the exons ATGACTACCGTCATTATGGAAGACGAGCAGGGCCTGTACGCTCTTATGCAGGATTTCTGCACGCGGTTCGTCAGTCCGAGCAGCGAGGAGCAATCTCTGAAGGAAATCCGTGACTCGCACCGGGAGGTGCTGCGGAACGTCACCA ATTCCTGTGCCGCCAAACAGCAAGAGGGAGAACGGATGATCCAGAGGGTCCAGGAGCTGCGAGCAG AGTTCGAGGACCAGAACCGGCGCATTAAGGAGAAGCAGGACGCCATCCTCCAGGAGATCGCCAAGATGAAGGAGAACAAGCAGCTGAGTGCGGAGCTGTCCGGTCACATCCACCAGCTGCGGGAGGAACTCGCCCACAAAAGGGAAC TTGCTTTGGCAACCAGGAAAGCAAATAAAGAGAAGCTGAAGGATCTGCAGCAGTCGGCCATGTTGTTCAAAGAGCGTCTGGGGCTGGAGATCCGGAAGCTGCAGG GTGATCGGCTGCAGTTTGTCTTCAGATGCATTAACCCCAAAGACCTGGAGGAGCCGTACTCCTGCATCATCTATTTTAATGAAGACGGGGAATATCAGC TGAGCGGCTGCGATCCTCCGCTGGACTGCATCACCGAGTACGAGAGGAATGTACGAGAAACCAAGAACTTCTCCGCGCTGCTCACCAACCTGCGCAAATCCTTTGCTGCCTTGTGCACACAAGTGAAATGA
- the SPC25 gene encoding kinetochore protein Spc25 isoform X2 gives MEGGAECADNVQSPADAMTTVIMEDEQGLYALMQDFCTRFVSPSSEEQSLKEIRDSHREVLRNVTNSCAAKQQEGERMIQRVQELRAEFEDQNRRIKEKQDAILQEIAKMKENKQLSAELSGHIHQLREELAHKRELALATRKANKEKLKDLQQSAMLFKERLGLEIRKLQGDRLQFVFRCINPKDLEEPYSCIIYFNEDGEYQLSGCDPPLDCITEYERNVRETKNFSALLTNLRKSFAALCTQVK, from the exons ATGGAGGGCGGGGCAGAGTG CGCAGATAACGTCCAGAGTCCGGCGGACGCCATGACTACCGTCATTATGGAAGACGAGCAGGGCCTGTACGCTCTTATGCAGGATTTCTGCACGCGGTTCGTCAGTCCGAGCAGCGAGGAGCAATCTCTGAAGGAAATCCGTGACTCGCACCGGGAGGTGCTGCGGAACGTCACCA ATTCCTGTGCCGCCAAACAGCAAGAGGGAGAACGGATGATCCAGAGGGTCCAGGAGCTGCGAGCAG AGTTCGAGGACCAGAACCGGCGCATTAAGGAGAAGCAGGACGCCATCCTCCAGGAGATCGCCAAGATGAAGGAGAACAAGCAGCTGAGTGCGGAGCTGTCCGGTCACATCCACCAGCTGCGGGAGGAACTCGCCCACAAAAGGGAAC TTGCTTTGGCAACCAGGAAAGCAAATAAAGAGAAGCTGAAGGATCTGCAGCAGTCGGCCATGTTGTTCAAAGAGCGTCTGGGGCTGGAGATCCGGAAGCTGCAGG GTGATCGGCTGCAGTTTGTCTTCAGATGCATTAACCCCAAAGACCTGGAGGAGCCGTACTCCTGCATCATCTATTTTAATGAAGACGGGGAATATCAGC TGAGCGGCTGCGATCCTCCGCTGGACTGCATCACCGAGTACGAGAGGAATGTACGAGAAACCAAGAACTTCTCCGCGCTGCTCACCAACCTGCGCAAATCCTTTGCTGCCTTGTGCACACAAGTGAAATGA